One window of the Xiphophorus couchianus chromosome 12, X_couchianus-1.0, whole genome shotgun sequence genome contains the following:
- the ttc16 gene encoding ADAMTS-like protein 2 isoform X1 yields the protein MRVWSWEQFGETGVVLLGFLTLAMSVGNLSSRGLQEEGAASNSLEDQQEVTTYWWGEWAKWTACTRTCGGGVMSQERHCLKQRKKVAAGKDNMTCTGTAKKYHLCNTVDCPASGRSFREEQCWSFNSQRYSGRNYQWKPLYPDDYVHISSNPCDLHCTTTDGQRQLMVTARDGTSCKYSSYRGVCVDGTCEPIGCDGVLFSSNTLDKCGVCQGDGSSCSRVTGNFRRGATTLGYSFITQIPEGSWDIQIIERKKSADVLAVTDQAGNFFFNGAYKLDSPQNFHAAGTIFKYRRPMDVYETGIEYVVAKGPIDQAINILVWNQNGRTPYITYEYTVLRDSLPPVPPPPVYTGSETSAAEVSVEEDGPALPNGSVYEQKVPGGPMEAGGADGPKGQETNEVFEETTAIDCDEDEAGLPKLTGNSSQTHGTAKPPPDDAALDTGPDSTNLIWRVLLDGRMGPDELLINISTNQLLTEGDTLFPPEAGLSDPEQPASPLDLNDTLEFALGHKGNDSGDNQNRGDNQNRTAQTGAGRSNRTRGNQRFFQKNLKLSAADMYRWKLSSQEPCSMTCSIGVSKSFVSCVRYDGVEVHDMYCDALTRPEPVHDFCIGRECQPRWEASSWSECSRTCGEGFQFRQVRCWKMLSPGLDSSVYSDLCTMADLERPLERRACKSPTCGPQWEVAEWTECPAKCGRKAQVTRDVRCSDETRPCDPMTQPPNVKNCTGPPCERHWTVSEWGPCSGSCGHGRMVRHVYCKTPEGRVVPEHQCSPENKPLAIHPCGERDCAPHWLSQDWERCNTTCGRGVKRRIVLCAGVSGGKFQMFDEEACGGGEKPEDEATCFERPCFKWYTTPWSECTKTCGVGVRMRDVKCYQGRELVRGCDPLTKPVAKQTCTLQACPTEPPDESCQDRPSTNCLLALKVNLCSHWYYSKACCHSCRAVRP from the exons ATGAGGGTGTGGTCATGGGAGCAGTTTGGGGAGACAGGTGTGGTCCTCCTTGGCTTCCTGACACTGGCCATGTCTGTGGGAAACCTGTCGTCCAGAGGCCTGCAG GAGGAGGGCGCTGCGTCCAACAGCCTGGAGGACCAGCAGGAGGTCACCACCTACTGGTGGGGCGAGTGGGCCAAGTGGACGGCCTGCACCCGGACCTGCGGAGGGGGGGTCATGTCCCAGGAGCGCCACTGCCTCAAACAGAG AAAGAAAGTTGCTGCTGGAAAGGACAACATGACCTGCACAGGAACGGCCAAGAAATACCATCTCTGCAACACCGTA GACTGTCCCGCCTCTGGGAGGAGCTTCAGGGAGGAGCAGTGCTGGTCCTTTAACTCACAGCGTTACAGTGGGAGGAACTACCAGTGGAAACCTCTCTATCCTG ATGATTATGTTCATATCTCCAGCAACCCCTGTGACCTCCACTGCACCACGACCGACGGCCAGCGGCAGCTCATGGTGACGGCGCGAGACGGCACTTCCTGCAAGTACAGCAGCTACCGCGGCGTGTGCGTGGACGGGACGTGTGAG CCGATCGGATGTGACGGGGTTCTGTTTTCCTCCAACACGCTGGATAAGTGCGGCGTTTGCCAGGGAGacggcagcagctgcagcagagtcACCGGAAACTTCCGGCGTGGAGCCACAACGCTGG GTTATTCTTTCATCACCCAAATCCCTGAAGGATCCTGGGATATCCAGATCATCGAGAGGAAGAAATCAGCCGATGTTCTCG CTGTGACCGACCAGGCGGGAAACTTCTTCTTTAACGGCGCCTACAAGTTGGACAGTCCGCAGAACTTCCACGCCGCGGGAACCATCTTTAAGTACCGGCGGCCCATGGACGTTTACGAGACTGGGATCGAGTACGTCGTCGCCAAAGGCCCCATCGACCAGGCCATAAATATCCTG GTGTGGAACCAGAACGGCCGGACGCCCTACATCACCTACGAATACACGGTCCTGCGGGACTCTCTGCCCCCCGTCCCGCCGCCGCCGGTCTACACCGGGTCGGAAACGTCCGCCGCCGAGGTGTCTGTGGAGGAGGACGGCCCCGCGTTGCCCAACGGCAGCGTCTACGAGCAGAAGGTTCCCGGGGGCCCGATGGAGGCGGGCGGGGCCGACGGGCCGAAGGGCCAGGAGACCAACGAGGTGTTTGAGGAGACGACGGCCATCGACTGCGACGAGGACGAAGCCGGGCTGCCGAAACTCACAG GAAACAGCAGCCAAACTCACGGCACCGCCAAGCCTCCCCCCGATGATGCCGCCCTGGATACTGGGCCGGACTCCACCAACCTGATCTGGCGGGTTCTGCTGGACGGACGGATGGGTCCGGATGAGCTGCTGATCAACATCTCCACCAACCAGCTGCTGACGGAGGGCGACACCCTGTTCCCCCCCGAGGCGGGCCTGAGCGACCCGGAGCAGCCGGCCAGCCCGCTAGACCTGAACGACACGCTGGAGTTCGCTCTGGGCCACAAAGGCAACGACAGCGGGGACAACCAGAACCGCGGGGACAACCAGAACCGCACGGCCCAGACCGGCGCCGGCCGctccaacagaaccag GGGGAATCAGAGGTTCTTCCAGAAGAATCTGAAGCTGAGCGCTGCAGACATGTACCGCTGGAAACTTTCCTCCCAGGAGCCGTGCAGCATGACCTGCTCCATAG GCGTGTCCAAGTCCTTCGTCTCGTGTGTTCGCTACGACGGCGTGGAGGTCCACGACATGTACTGTGACGCTCTGACTAGGCCAGAACCGGTCCACGACTTCTGCATCGGCAGAGAGTGTCAGCCGAG GTGGGAGGCGAGCAGCTGGAGCGAGTGCTCCCGGACCTGCGGCGAGGGCTTCCAGTTCCGGCAGGTCCGCTGCTGGAAGATGCTGTCCCCGGGCCTGGACAGCTCCGTCTACAGCGACCTCTGCACCATGGCCGACCTGGAGCGCCCCCTGGAGAGGCGCGCCTGCAAGAGCCCCACCTGCGGTCCGCAGTGGGAGGTGGCGGAGTGGACGGAG TGCCCGGCGAAATGCGGCCGTAAAGCTCAGGTGACGCGAGACGTCCGCTGCTCGGATGAGACCCGACCCTGTGACCCCATGACCCAGCCGCCAAACGTGAAGAACTGCACGGGGCCGCCCTGCGAGCGCCACTGGACCGTGTCGGAGTGGGGCCCT TGCTCCGGGTCGTGTGGCCACGGCCGGATGGTCCGACATGTTTACTGTAAGACCCCTGAGGGCCGCGTGGTTCCTGAACACCAGTGTTCCCCGGAGAACAAGCCTCTGGCCATCCACCCCTGTGGAGAGAGGGACTGCGCTCCGCACTGGCTGAGCCAGGACTGGGAGCGG TGCAACACGACCTGCGGCCGCGGAGTGAAGCGGCGGATCGTCCTCTGCGCCGGCGTCAGCGGAGGAAAGTTCCAGATGTTTGATGAAGAGGCGTGTGGAGGCGGCGAGAAGCCAGAGGATGAAGCCACGTGTTTCGAGAGGCCGTGCTTCAAATGGTACACCACGCCCTGGTCCGAG TGCACAAAGACATGCGGCGTTGGCGTGAGGATGCGGGACGTGAAGTGCTACCAGGGCAGGGAGTTGGTCCGGGGCTGCGACCCGCTCACCAAGCCGGTGGCCAAGCAGACGTGCACGCTGCAGGCCTGCCCCACCGAGCCTCCAG ATGAGAGCTGTCAGGACCGACCCTCCACCAACTGCCTGCTGGCTCTGAAGGTCAACCTGTGCAGCCACTGGTACTACAGCAAGGCCTGCTGCCACTCCTGCCGAGCCGTTCGGCCATGA
- the ttc16 gene encoding ADAMTS-like protein 2 isoform X2, producing the protein MRVWSWEQFGETGVVLLGFLTLAMSVGNLSSRGLQEEGAASNSLEDQQEVTTYWWGEWAKWTACTRTCGGGVMSQERHCLKQRKKVAAGKDNMTCTGTAKKYHLCNTVDCPASGRSFREEQCWSFNSQRYSGRNYQWKPLYPDDYVHISSNPCDLHCTTTDGQRQLMVTARDGTSCKYSSYRGVCVDGTCEPIGCDGVLFSSNTLDKCGVCQGDGSSCSRVTGNFRRGATTLGYSFITQIPEGSWDIQIIERKKSADVLAVTDQAGNFFFNGAYKLDSPQNFHAAGTIFKYRRPMDVYETGIEYVVAKGPIDQAINILVWNQNGRTPYITYEYTVLRDSLPPVPPPPVYTGSETSAAEVSVEEDGPALPNGSVYEQKVPGGPMEAGGADGPKGQETNEVFEETTAIDCDEDEAGLPKLTGNSSQTHGTAKPPPDDAALDTGPDSTNLIWRVLLDGRMGPDELLINISTNQLLTEGDTLFPPEAGLSDPEQPASPLDLNDTLEFALGHKGNDSGDNQNRGDNQNRTAQTGAGRSNRTRGNQRFFQKNLKLSAADMYRWKLSSQEPCSMTCSIGVSKSFVSCVRYDGVEVHDMYCDALTRPEPVHDFCIGRECQPRWEASSWSECSRTCGEGFQFRQVRCWKMLSPGLDSSVYSDLCTMADLERPLERRACKSPTCGPQWEVAEWTECPAKCGRKAQVTRDVRCSDETRPCDPMTQPPNVKNCTGPPCERHWTVSEWGPCSGSCGHGRMVRHVYCKTPEGRVVPEHQCSPENKPLAIHPCGERDCAPHWLSQDWERCNTTCGRGVKRRIVLCAGVSGGKFQMFDEEACGGGEKPEDEATCFERPCFKWYTTPWSECTKTCGVGVRMRDVKCYQGRELVRGCDPLTKPVAKQTCTLQACPTEPPGRRR; encoded by the exons ATGAGGGTGTGGTCATGGGAGCAGTTTGGGGAGACAGGTGTGGTCCTCCTTGGCTTCCTGACACTGGCCATGTCTGTGGGAAACCTGTCGTCCAGAGGCCTGCAG GAGGAGGGCGCTGCGTCCAACAGCCTGGAGGACCAGCAGGAGGTCACCACCTACTGGTGGGGCGAGTGGGCCAAGTGGACGGCCTGCACCCGGACCTGCGGAGGGGGGGTCATGTCCCAGGAGCGCCACTGCCTCAAACAGAG AAAGAAAGTTGCTGCTGGAAAGGACAACATGACCTGCACAGGAACGGCCAAGAAATACCATCTCTGCAACACCGTA GACTGTCCCGCCTCTGGGAGGAGCTTCAGGGAGGAGCAGTGCTGGTCCTTTAACTCACAGCGTTACAGTGGGAGGAACTACCAGTGGAAACCTCTCTATCCTG ATGATTATGTTCATATCTCCAGCAACCCCTGTGACCTCCACTGCACCACGACCGACGGCCAGCGGCAGCTCATGGTGACGGCGCGAGACGGCACTTCCTGCAAGTACAGCAGCTACCGCGGCGTGTGCGTGGACGGGACGTGTGAG CCGATCGGATGTGACGGGGTTCTGTTTTCCTCCAACACGCTGGATAAGTGCGGCGTTTGCCAGGGAGacggcagcagctgcagcagagtcACCGGAAACTTCCGGCGTGGAGCCACAACGCTGG GTTATTCTTTCATCACCCAAATCCCTGAAGGATCCTGGGATATCCAGATCATCGAGAGGAAGAAATCAGCCGATGTTCTCG CTGTGACCGACCAGGCGGGAAACTTCTTCTTTAACGGCGCCTACAAGTTGGACAGTCCGCAGAACTTCCACGCCGCGGGAACCATCTTTAAGTACCGGCGGCCCATGGACGTTTACGAGACTGGGATCGAGTACGTCGTCGCCAAAGGCCCCATCGACCAGGCCATAAATATCCTG GTGTGGAACCAGAACGGCCGGACGCCCTACATCACCTACGAATACACGGTCCTGCGGGACTCTCTGCCCCCCGTCCCGCCGCCGCCGGTCTACACCGGGTCGGAAACGTCCGCCGCCGAGGTGTCTGTGGAGGAGGACGGCCCCGCGTTGCCCAACGGCAGCGTCTACGAGCAGAAGGTTCCCGGGGGCCCGATGGAGGCGGGCGGGGCCGACGGGCCGAAGGGCCAGGAGACCAACGAGGTGTTTGAGGAGACGACGGCCATCGACTGCGACGAGGACGAAGCCGGGCTGCCGAAACTCACAG GAAACAGCAGCCAAACTCACGGCACCGCCAAGCCTCCCCCCGATGATGCCGCCCTGGATACTGGGCCGGACTCCACCAACCTGATCTGGCGGGTTCTGCTGGACGGACGGATGGGTCCGGATGAGCTGCTGATCAACATCTCCACCAACCAGCTGCTGACGGAGGGCGACACCCTGTTCCCCCCCGAGGCGGGCCTGAGCGACCCGGAGCAGCCGGCCAGCCCGCTAGACCTGAACGACACGCTGGAGTTCGCTCTGGGCCACAAAGGCAACGACAGCGGGGACAACCAGAACCGCGGGGACAACCAGAACCGCACGGCCCAGACCGGCGCCGGCCGctccaacagaaccag GGGGAATCAGAGGTTCTTCCAGAAGAATCTGAAGCTGAGCGCTGCAGACATGTACCGCTGGAAACTTTCCTCCCAGGAGCCGTGCAGCATGACCTGCTCCATAG GCGTGTCCAAGTCCTTCGTCTCGTGTGTTCGCTACGACGGCGTGGAGGTCCACGACATGTACTGTGACGCTCTGACTAGGCCAGAACCGGTCCACGACTTCTGCATCGGCAGAGAGTGTCAGCCGAG GTGGGAGGCGAGCAGCTGGAGCGAGTGCTCCCGGACCTGCGGCGAGGGCTTCCAGTTCCGGCAGGTCCGCTGCTGGAAGATGCTGTCCCCGGGCCTGGACAGCTCCGTCTACAGCGACCTCTGCACCATGGCCGACCTGGAGCGCCCCCTGGAGAGGCGCGCCTGCAAGAGCCCCACCTGCGGTCCGCAGTGGGAGGTGGCGGAGTGGACGGAG TGCCCGGCGAAATGCGGCCGTAAAGCTCAGGTGACGCGAGACGTCCGCTGCTCGGATGAGACCCGACCCTGTGACCCCATGACCCAGCCGCCAAACGTGAAGAACTGCACGGGGCCGCCCTGCGAGCGCCACTGGACCGTGTCGGAGTGGGGCCCT TGCTCCGGGTCGTGTGGCCACGGCCGGATGGTCCGACATGTTTACTGTAAGACCCCTGAGGGCCGCGTGGTTCCTGAACACCAGTGTTCCCCGGAGAACAAGCCTCTGGCCATCCACCCCTGTGGAGAGAGGGACTGCGCTCCGCACTGGCTGAGCCAGGACTGGGAGCGG TGCAACACGACCTGCGGCCGCGGAGTGAAGCGGCGGATCGTCCTCTGCGCCGGCGTCAGCGGAGGAAAGTTCCAGATGTTTGATGAAGAGGCGTGTGGAGGCGGCGAGAAGCCAGAGGATGAAGCCACGTGTTTCGAGAGGCCGTGCTTCAAATGGTACACCACGCCCTGGTCCGAG TGCACAAAGACATGCGGCGTTGGCGTGAGGATGCGGGACGTGAAGTGCTACCAGGGCAGGGAGTTGGTCCGGGGCTGCGACCCGCTCACCAAGCCGGTGGCCAAGCAGACGTGCACGCTGCAGGCCTGCCCCACCGAGCCTCCAGGTAGGAGAAG ATGA
- the fam163b gene encoding protein FAM163B gives MSAGTVVIAGGILATVILLTIVAVLCLCRLQYYCCKPEESEKDDEEPELSTMSPSRPLALCAPPTPPTPEHYSDELESYPPTFLTEANGPCSYSPPPPAPPRRGQRVHAFCPSCARCSLPFYLQHPERLCNGGRRISYRTVQQQDLELPADLDSFYQKLIRSYTMKEVVNHSVSTDV, from the exons ATGTCAGCCGGGACAGTGGTCATCGCAGGAGGAATTCTGGCTACAGTCATTTTACTGACCATCGTCGCTGTGTTGTGTTTATGTAGGCTGCAG TATTACTGCTGCAAGCCGGAGGAGTCTGAGAAGGACGACGAGGAACCGGAACTGTCCACCATGTCGCCCTCTCGGCCCCTGGCTCTGTGCGCTCCGCCCACGCCTCCCACGCCGGAGCACTACAGCGACGAGCTCGAGTCGTACCCGCCCACCTTCCTCACCGAGGCCAACGGGCCCTGCAGCTACTCCCCGCCGCCGCCGGCGCCGCCGCGCCGGGGCCAGCGGGTCCACGCCTTCTGCCCGTCCTGCGCCCGCTGCTCGCTGCCCTTCTACCTGCAGCATCCGGAGCGGCTGTGCAACGGCGGCCGCAGGATCAGCTACCGGACTGTGCAGCAGCAGGACCTGGAGCTGCCCGCCGACCTGGACAGCTTCTACCAGAAACTGATCCGCTCCTACACCATGAAGGAGGTGGTGAACCACAGCGTGAGCACCGACGTGTAG